One genomic window of Lytechinus variegatus isolate NC3 chromosome 1, Lvar_3.0, whole genome shotgun sequence includes the following:
- the LOC121406432 gene encoding carbohydrate sulfotransferase 5-like, which translates to MAQWRSGSSVLGQLLSYNPELFYIFESLWPAATIRELRNISSGTIASKEIARDILRGFAKCEFAADFVDIYWRWPGSNLKKTPCSNKTSFIMSSAEDLGICCNFFNGRLATKIIHADLELLKPLVTDDGINVKIIHLVRDPRGTAASRINYLKFSYVEIMKMLHRIPPKSDRLKPLGLLDNVPKEMLQFQEIKENNPTMRGLCKWIRENTYLSPESLPGWLQGRYHLVKYEDFAMAPLKESQRIYDFIGMPFTAQMKQYINTITHPNSSDPPGSQSLFSISKNSQEIANKWKKYLTSEERRQITKECLDVLQLLLYQ; encoded by the coding sequence ATGGCACAGTGGCGTTCTGGATCAAGTGTGCTGGGACAGCTTCTAAGCTATAATCCAGAACTGTTTTATATCTTCGAATCACTTTGGCCGGCTGCTACAATACGGGAATTAAGAAATATTTCCAGTGGTACGATTGCAAGCAAGGAAATAGCTCGAGACATACTTCGTGGTTTCGCAAAGTGTGAGTTTGCAGCGGACTTTGTGGATATTTATTGGCGATGGCCAGGTtctaatttgaagaaaacacCTTGCTCGAATAAAACTTCGTTCATCATGTCTTCAGCAGAAGATCTGGGTATTTGCTGCAATTTTTTCAATGGTAGACTGGCAACAAAAATTATTCATGCAGATCTAGAGCTGTTGAAACCTCTGGTTACTGATGATGGAATCAATGTTAAGATCATTCATTTAGTACGAGATCCCCGTGGAACTGCAGCATCTAGGATTAATTACCTGAAATTTAGCTACgtggaaatcatgaaaatgttacaCCGTATCCCTCCTAAATCAGACCGTCTTAAACCACTTGGTCTCCTTGATAACGTTCCAAAGGAGATGCTTCAATTTcaggaaataaaggaaaacaatcCTACAATGCGTGGGCTGTGCAAATGGATAAGAGAAAACACCTATCTATCACCGGAATCGTTGCCGGGATGGTTACAAGGGCGGTACCATCTTGTCAAGTATGAAGATTTTGCTATGGCCCCTTTAAAGGAATCCCAAAGGATCTACGATTTTATTGGGATGCCATTTACAGCACAGATGAAACAATATATCAACACCATAACTCACCCCAATTCAAGTGACCCGCCTGGTTCACagtctttattttcaatttcgaagAATTCCCAAGAAATAGCCAATAAATGGAAAAAGTACTTGACAAGCGAGGAAAGAAGACAAATTACAAAAGAATGTTTGGATGTCCTTCAGTTACTTTTGTACCAGTGA